TTATATACCCTATAATTTACTGTTTAGCAACTTAATTATCTTAGTTTTTAATATATAAAAAATTTTATCTTAAAATTCCAAAAAGATTCCATCCTCTTTAGGTAGTGAAAATAGTTCACAGATATTTTCCTTATTTGATTAGTAATTATTTTGTGATTTTATAAAATAAAACTTGACAATTTCAATATTTTATCATATACTTGACATAGTCAAGTATATGATAATTTTAGATTTTATATTAAATATTTAAGTTTATAGTGTAATTTTATTTTAGAATTAACAGATGCTAAACATAATTAGCACCTGTTTTTTTTATTTTATCATTAATTCCTATATAAATAGTTCCATCACAAGTATTAGCAAAGGCTACCACTTCTTTTTTTAATTCAGATGTTAATATTTC
The window above is part of the uncultured Fusobacterium sp. genome. Proteins encoded here:
- a CDS encoding helix-turn-helix domain-containing protein, which encodes MNFLESMNIELKEILTSELKKEVVAFANTCDGTIYIGINDKIKKTGANYV